The Sesamum indicum cultivar Zhongzhi No. 13 linkage group LG6, S_indicum_v1.0, whole genome shotgun sequence genome has a segment encoding these proteins:
- the LOC105163792 gene encoding acyl-coenzyme A thioesterase 9, mitochondrial: MESNPIPIFSTFTSPFEGSPKMSDSSSSTRKPLSLWPGMYHSPVTHALWETRSKIFERLLDPPLDAPPQSELLTRTPSQSRMTILYNFSTDYILREQYRDPWNEVRIGKLLEDLDALAGTISVKHCSDEDSTTRPLLLVTASVDRMVLKKPISVDVDLQISGAVTWVGRSSIEIQLNVTQPATGTAEATDSVALTANFIFVARDYKTGKAAQVNRLAPETESEKLLYEAAETQYKLRKMKIRDEHKVIEIENGGINRFEALLAEGRIFCDMPALADRDSILLKDTRLENSLICQPQQRNIHGRIFGGFLMHRAFELAFSTAYTFAGMMPSFLEVDHVDFLRPVDVGDFLRFKSCVLYTERENSDQPLINVEVVAHVTRPEFRSTEVSNRFYFTFTVRPEAKAKNAGQRIRKVVPATEEEAHRIVERMDADSWQSIMHVNH, translated from the exons ATGGAATCCAATCCGATTCCCATCTTTTCCACCTTCACTTCCCCGTTTGAGGGCTCTCCCAAGATGAGTGATTCAAGTTCTTCGACAAGAAAACCACTGAGTTTGTGGCCTGGGATGTACCATTCACCAGTGACACATGCTCTCTGGGAAACAAGGTCTAAAATCTTTGAAAGGCTTCTTGATCCCCCACTTGATGCACCCCCACAAAGTGAATTGCTCACAAGAACCCCTTCCCAGAGCAGAATGACTATTCTCTACAACTTCTCTACTGATTACATACTGAGAGAGCAGTATAGGGATCCTTGGAATGAGGTCAGAATTGGGAAGTTGCTTGAAGATCTTGATGCTCTGGCTGGTACCATTTCGGTCAAG CACTGTTCAGATGAAGATAGCACAACTAGGCCACTCCTTCTGGTGACTGCTTCTGTTGACAGAATGGTGCTGAAGAAGCCCATCAGTGTCGATGTTGATCTGCAAATATCTGGTGCTGTTACTTGGGTTGGCCGGTCTTCTATTGAGATTCAGCTTAATGTCACTCAGCCTGCTACTG GGACAGCTGAAGCCACTGATTCGGTTGCACTAACTGCCAACTTCATTTTTGTGGCTCGCGACTACAAGACAGGCAAAGCTGCTCAGGTGAATCGGCTGGCTCCTGAGACAGAAAGTGAAAAGCTACTCTATGAAGCAGCAGAAACACAGTATAAActgagaaaaatgaagattagAGATGAGCATAAGGTGATTGAGATTGAGAATGGAGGGATTAATAGATTTGAAGCATTACTGGCTGAGGGACGGATCTTCTGTGACATGCCAGCACTCGCAGATAGAGACAGCATTCTTCTCAAAGACACTCGCCTTGAGAACTCCTTAATTTGTCAGCCACAGCAAAGAAACATTCATGGTCGGATCTTTGGAGGGTTTCTGATGCACAGAGCTTTTGAATTAGCTTTTTCAACAGCTTACACTTTTGCAGGCATGATGCCATCATTTCTGGAAGTTGATCATGTTGATTTCCTCAGACCA GTGGATGTTGGAGATTTCTTGCGATTCAAATCATGTGTGTTGTATACAGAACGTGAGAATTCAGATCAGCCGTTAATCAATGTAGAAGTTGTTGCTCATGTTACGAGGCCTGAATTCAGGTCTACTGAG GTGTCAAATAGGTTTTACTTCACCTTCACTGTTCGGCCTGAGGCAAAGGCAAAGAATGCTGGCCAAAGGATCAGAAAGGTGGTTCCAGCAACGGAGGAGGAAGCACACAGAATTGTTGAGCGCATGGACGCTGATTCTTGGCAATCGATCATGCACGTTAACCACTGA
- the LOC105163793 gene encoding formin-like protein 1, which produces MPPSTTTFFLLLLSLMLSPLSAAPLQNRRILHQPFFPEDSVPPSQPPIPSPPSTPKYPFSSSSSSNNTPFFPSYPSPPPPPSPASLASFPANITTLDVHNSSKSKSASSKLIGAAVAAVVVAVAIVAVAVFLHLRRRNRNQRSSSFDHSKTQRSDSNSTATTSHHAPSNHHLPKLQRPSQTSSEFLYLGTLVNSHAAGGGIAGNGGSSTVNDINASNSRKMDSPELRPLPPLNTQQSFRRNYRNNADVASSKDDEDEEFFSPKGSLNGRESSIGTGSASRRAFAAIEVENFNGSTSNSSSTYSSSVSGSGSGSPVRSISLSLSPANSLSPRNSMPKSPDLIEIQTIGLLHREMPTSPPPRGSMCKESASPSPPSSSSPDRYSRRSEESSPRISNISDRSVDSPVRFGSRAQHNASSILKPPSPPPSNRQESPPPPPPPLSAPSRPPVSVPPAPPPPPPPLSKVWDSPRTPTPPAKKPISQPPGSVTPLRPISIRTPTVISPFELPPKDSGVGENDEDERSTIKETEHSSEGVERNEEATPKPKLKPLHWDKVRASSDREMVWDQLKCSSFKLNEEMIETLFVVNTPKPTPKETNRWQVLPPPGQDNGNRVLDPKKAQNIAILLRALNVTVEEVCEGLLEGNTDMLGTELLESLLKMAPTKEEERKLKEYKDASPTKLGAAERFLKAVLDIPNAFKRVDAMLYVSNFDSEVEYLKKSFATLEAACEELRTSRMFLKLLEAVLKTGNRMNVGTNRGDAHAFKLDTLLKLVDVKGADGKTTLLHFVVQEIIRSEGARLYGGSATETSAINDDAKCRKLGLQVVSGLSSELSNVKKAAAMDAEVLSCDVSKLSKGIANIGEVIRLNKPISMEESNTNKFSDSMNSFMKKAEEEIIRIQAQESVALSLVKEITEYFHGNSAKEEAHPFRIFMIVRDFLTILDRVCKEVGMINERTTVSYAHKFPVPVNPLLQQVSGGFHNERQHTSSDEESS; this is translated from the exons ATGCCgccctccaccaccaccttcttcctcctccttttATCCTTGATGCTCAGCCCCTTATCTGCCGCCCCCCTCCAGAACCGCCGCATTCTCCACCAACCCTTCTTCCCCGAGGATTCCGTCCCCCCATCCCAACCCCCTATCCCCTCTCCCCCATCCACGCCCAAATATcccttctcttcttcttcttcatctaaCAACACCCCCTTCTTCCCATCTTACCCCTCCCCCCCGCCGCCCCCTTCCCCCGCCTCCTTAGCTTCCTTCCCTGCCAACATCACCACCCTCGACGTTCACAACTcctccaaatccaaatccGCCTCCTCCAAGCTCATCGGAGCCGCTGTTGCTGCTGTAGTCGTCGCCGTCGCCATCGTCGCCGTTGCAGTCTTCCTCCACCTTCGCAGGCGCAACAGAAACCAAAGATCATCATCCTTCGACCACTCGAAAACCCAAAGATCCGATAGCAACAGCACCGCGACTACAAGCCACCACGCTCCAAGTAACCATCACCTTCCGAAGCTTCAGAGACCTTCACAGACCAGCTCAGAGTTCTTATACCTGGGTACTTTGGTGAATTCACATGCCGCTGGAGGCGGCATTGCCGGTAATGGAGGCAGTAGCACGGTGAATGATATCAATGCTTCTAATTCGCGGAAAATGGACTCGCCGGAGCTCCGCCCGTTGCCTCCGTTGAACACGCAACAGAGTTTCCGGCGGAATTATCGAAATAATGCTGATGTTGCATCCAGTaaagatgatgaagatgaagagtTTTTCTCTCCCAAAGGCTCGTTAAACGGCAGGGAGAGTTCTATTGGCACTGGATCAGCTTCTAGAAGGGCATTTGCCGCCATAGAAGTGGAGAATTTTAATGGGTCTACTTCAAATTCTTCCTCTACCTACTCTTCTTCGGTTTCTGGATCGGGTTCCGGGTCTCCGGTGAGGTCCATTTCCTTGAGTCTGTCCCCAGCAAATAGTTTGAGCCCGAGGAATTCAATGCCCAAGTCGCCTGACTTAATCGAGATTCAGACCATTGGGCTGTTGCATCGGGAAATGCCGACCTCCCCTCCCCCTCGAGGATCGATGTGTAAGGAGTCTGCATCACCGTCACCACCAAGTTCATCGTCGCCGGATAGATACTCTAGGAGAAGCGAAGAGTCGTCGCCACGGATTTCGAATATATCAGATCGGAGTGTGGACTCTCCAGTGAGGTTTGGCAGCCGTGCACAGCATAATGCCAGTTCTATTCTGAAACCGCCATCACCTCCTCCCTCGAATCGTCAGGAATCCCCACcaccgccaccaccaccactttCCGCTCCCTCTCGACCACCAGTTTCTGTTCCACCGGCGCCTCCGCCTCCGCCACCACCACTGAGTAAAGTATGGGATAGTCCTAGAACTCCAACCCCTCCTGCCAAAAAGCCCATTTCCCAGCCACCCGGATCGGTTACGCCCTTGAGACCGATCTCTATCAGGACCCCCACGGTGATTTCTCCATTTGAGTTGCCCCCAAAAGATTCAGGAGTTGGGGAGAACGATGAGGATGAAAGATCTACAATTAAAGAAACAGAACACTCAAGTGAGGGCGTGGAGCGGAATGAGGAAGCTACTCCTAAACCAAAATTAAAGCCATTGCATTGGGATAAAGTAAGGGCAAGCTCTGATCGGGAAATGGTGTGGGATCAACTCAAATGCAGCTCTTTTAA ATTGAATGAGGAGATGATTGAGACATTGTTTGTTGTGAATACTCCAAAACCAACGCCAAAGGAAACAAATAGGTGGCAGGTTCTTCCCCCTCCCGGCCAAGACAATGGTAATAGGGTTCTTGATCCCAAGAAGGCACAGAATATCGCAATTCTGTTGAGGGCACTCAATGTCACTGTAGAGGAAGTTTGCGAAGGTCTTCTGGAAG GCAATACAGATATGCTTGGTACTGAGCTTCTTGAGAGCTTATTGAAGATGGCACCAACTAAGGAAGAAGAGCGTaagttaaaagaatataaagatGCTTCTCCAACTAAGCTTGGGGCTGCAGAAAGATTTTTGAAGGCCGTTCTTGATATACCCAACGCATTCAAAAGAGTAGATGCAATGTTATACGTGTCCAATTTTGACTCTGAGGTTGAGTACCTCAAAAAGTCCTTTGCAACTCTTGAG GCAGCTTGTGAAGAATTGAGGACTAGCAGGATGTTTCTCAAACTTCTGGAAGCAGTACTGAAGACTGGAAACCGCATGAATGTGGGAACAAACCGGGGTGACGCACATGCCTTCAAACTTGATACACTCCTCAAGCTTGTTGATGTCAAGGGAGCTGATGGGAAAACAACACTTCTACATTTTGTTGTTCAGGAAATAATTAGAAGCGAAGGTGCTCGTCTTTATGGTGGGAGCGCAACTGAGACCTCTGCCATAAATGATGATGCCAAATGCAGAAAGCTGGGTCTCCAAGTCGTTTCGGGTCTCAGTTCCGAGTTATCAAATGTAAAGAAAGCTGCTGCTATGGATGCAGAAGTGCTTAGCTGCGACGTATCCAAGCTTTCAAAAGGAATTGCAAATATAGGAGAGGTTATAAGATTAAACAAACCAATTTCGATGGAGGAAAGCAACACCAATAAGTTTTCTGACTCTATGAACAGCTTCATGAAAAAGGCTGAGGAGGAAATTATTAGGATCCAAGCCCAAGAAAGTGTTGCTCTGTCTCTGGTGAAGGAAATAACTGAATATTTTCATGGAAACTCAGCCAAGGAAGAGGCTCATCCTTTCAGAATCTTCATGATCGTGAGAGactttttgacaattttagatCGGGTCTGCAAGGAAGTTGGGATGATAAATGAAAGAACCACAGTCAGTTATGCCCACAAATTTCCAGTTCCAGTTAACCCATTGCTACAGCAAGTTTCAGGGGGGTTTCACAATGAACGGCAACACACTTCCTCTGATGAGGAGAGTTCTTAA